A portion of the Zootoca vivipara chromosome 6, rZooViv1.1, whole genome shotgun sequence genome contains these proteins:
- the LOC118087983 gene encoding cytochrome c oxidase subunit 7A2, mitochondrial: MNSLLASRISSLRFFSTSAPRGLKNKVPEYQKLFQEDNGLPVHLKGGTLDAMMYRGTMILSVFGVGLTLFVLFQAASPKKNK, encoded by the exons ATGAATTCCCTCCTG GCTTCCCGTATCAGTTCCCTCCGGTTTTTCTCCACCTCCGCCCCTCGGGGATTGAAAAACAAAGTCCCAGAATACCAGAAGCTCTTCCAG GAGGACAATGGGCTGCCTGTGCACCTCAAAGGAGGCACCCTCGATGCCATGATGTACCGTGGAACCATGATCCTCAGTGTCTTTG GTGTCGGCCTCACCCTCTTTGTCCTGTTCCAAGCTGCTTCTCCGAAGAAGAACAAATGA
- the LOC118087020 gene encoding synaptosomal-associated protein 25-like has translation MAANGVVGPESEDLEQRIHQVNNEALESTRRMLHLVDESKDAGIRTLVMLDDQGEQLDRIEDGLDQIIQDMKEAEKNLTDMAKCCGLFVCPCAKLKHIKDLEVTKASNGQVVSRQPCVVADGNQMVMSGPFIQRITKDDVEEEMEQNLTQVDSMLSNLRSMAVDMSNEIDVQSKQVDSIKEKATANVISINAANNQTTKMLKNV, from the exons ATGGCAGCCAATGGTGTGGTGGGTCCTGAGTCGGAAGACCTTGAACAGCGCATCCACCAGGTCAACAATGAG GCTTTGGAGAGCACCAGGAGGATGTTGCACCTGGTGGATGAG AGCAAAGATGCCGGAATTCGAACTTTGGTCATGCTGGATGACCAGGGAG AGCAGCTCGACCGGATTGAGGACGGCTTGGATCAGATCATCCAAGACATGAAGGAGGCAGAGAAGAACCTCACAGACATGGCGAAATGTTGCGGCCTCTTCGTCTGCCCCTGCGCAAA GTTAAAGCACATAAAAGACTTGGAGGTCACCAAGGCCAGCAACGGCCAGGTGGTCTCTCGACAACCCTGTGTGGTGGCCGATGGAAACCAGATGGTCATGAGTGGGCCCTTCATCCAGAG GATAACAAAGGACGACGTGGAAGAAGAGATGGAACAGAACCTGACGCAGGTAGACAGCATGCTGAGCAATCTTCGCAGCATGGCGGTGGACATGAGCAACGAAATCGACGTCCAGAGTAAGCAGGTGGACAGCATTAAGGAAAAG GCCACCGCCAACGTGATTAGCATCAACGCAGCCAACAACCAGACTACCAAGATGCTGAAAAATGTCTGA